Proteins found in one Saccharomyces kudriavzevii IFO 1802 strain IFO1802 genome assembly, chromosome: 11 genomic segment:
- the TOR2 gene encoding phosphatidylinositol kinase-related protein kinase TOR2 (similar to Saccharomyces cerevisiae TOR1 (YJR066W) and TOR2 (YKL203C); ancestral locus Anc_1.515) — MNKYINKYTTPPNLLSLRQRAEGKHRKKLSHKSHSHDDEMSTTSGTDSNHNGPNDAGRVIAGSAGHIGKISFVDSELDTTFSTLNLIFDKLKSDVPQERASGANELSTTLTSLAREVSVEQFQRFSNSLNNKIFELIHGSTPGEKVGGIIAVDTLISFYLSTEELPNQTSRLANYLRVLIPSSDIEVMRLAANTLGRLAVPGGTLTSEFVEFEVRTCIDWLTLTPDNNSSSSKMEYRRHAALLIIKALADNSPYLLYPYVNSILDNIWMPLRDAKLVIRLDAAVALGKCLTIIQDRDPALGKQWFQRLFQGCTHGLGLNTNDSVHATLLVFRELLSLNAPYLRDKYDDIYRSTMKYKEYKFDVIRREVYAILPLLAAFDPAIFTKKYLDRIMVHYLRYLKNIDTNAANNSDKAFILVSIGDIAFEVGSNISPYMTLILDNIREGLRTKFKIRKQFEKDLFYCIGKLAYALGPAFAKHLNKDLLNLMLNCPMSDHMQETLMILNEKIPSLESTVNSRILNLLSISLSGEKFIQSNQYDFSNQFSIEKARKLRNQSFMKKTGEANDDIKDAQTLIQCFKMLQLVHHQYSLTEFVRLITISYIEHEDPSVRKLAALTSCDLFVKDDICKQTSVHALHSVSEVLSKLLMIAITDPVAEIRLEILQHLGSNFDPQLAQPDNLRLLFMALNDEIFGIQLEAIKIIGRLSSVNPAYVVPSLRKTLLELLTQLKYSNMPKKKEESATLLCTLINSSDEVAKPYIDPILDVILPKCQDASSAVASTALKVLGELSVVGGNEMTPYLKELMPLIINTFQDQSNSFKRDAALTTLGQLAASSGYVIGPLLDYPELLGILINILKTENNPHIRRGTVRLIGILGALDPYKHREIEVTSNSKSSVEQNAPSIDIALLMQGVSPSNDEYYPTVVIHNLMKILNDPSLSTHHTAAIQAIMHIFQSLGLRCVSFLDQIIPGIILVMRSCPPSQLDFYFQQLGFLISIVKQHIRPHVEKIYDVIKEFFPIIKLQITIISVIESISKALEGEFKRFVPETLTFFLDILENDQSNKRIVSIRILKSLVTFGPNLEDYSHLIMPVVVRMTEYSAGSLKKISIITLGRLAKNINLSEMSSRIVQALVRILNNGDRELTKATMNTLSLLLLQLGTDFVVFIPVINKALLRNRIQHSVYDQLVNKVLNNESLPTNIIFDKESEAPERDKYGDESQVKKLLVNQNILKNAWYCSQQKTKEDWQEWIRRLSIQLLKESPSASLRACSSLVSVYYPLAKELFNASFSSCWVELQSSYQEDLVEALCKALSSSENPPEIYQMLLNLVEFMEHDDKPLPIPIHTLGRYAQKCHTFAKALHYKEVEFLEEPTNSTIEALISINNQLHQTDSAIGILKHAQQHNELQLKETWYEKLQRWEDALAAYNEKEAAGEDSVEVMMGKLRSLYALGEWEELSKLASQKWGTEKPDVKKAMAPLAAGAAWGLEQWDELAQYTGVMKSQSPDKEFYDAILCLHRNNFKKAEVHIFNARDLLVTELSALVNESYNRAYSVVVRAQIIAELEEIIKYKKLSQNSEKRFSMRETWNTRLLGCQKNIDVWQRILRVRSLVIKPKQDAQVRIKFANLCRKSGRMALAKKVLNTLLEETDDPGHPNTAKASPPVVYAQLKYLWATGSQDEALKQLINFTSRMANDLGLDPNNMIAQSVPQQSKKVPRHVENYTKLLARCFLKQGEWRVSLQPKWRLSNPDSILGSYLLATHFDNTWYKAWHNWALANFEVISMMTSASKKKQEGSDAASINDMNEFGNGMIGVNTFDAKGIHYPSNLIQRHVIPAIKGFFHSISLSESSSLQDALRLLTLWFTFGGIPEATQAMHEGFNLIQIGTWLEVLPQLISRIHQPNHIVSRSLLSLLSDLGKAHPQALVYPLMVAIKSESLSRQKAALSIIEKMRIHSPVLVDQAELVSHELIRMAVLWQEQWYEGLDDASRQFFGEHNTEKMFAALEPLYEMLKRGPETLREISFQNSFGRDLNDAYEWLMNYKKSKDVSNLNQAWDIYYNVFRKISKQLPQLQTLELQHVSPKLLSAHDLDLAVPGTRASSGKPIVKISKFEPVFSVISSKQRPRKFCIKGSDGKDYKYLLKGHEDIRQDSLVMQLFGLVNTLLQNDAECFRRHLDIQQYPAIPLSPKSGLLGWVPNSDTFHVLIREYREAKKIPLNIEHWVMLQMAPDYDNLTLLQKVEVFTYALNNTEGQDLYKVLWLKSRSSETWLERRTTYTRSLAVMSMTGYILGLGDRHPSNLMLDRITGKVIHIDFGDCFEAAILREKFPEKVPFRLTRMLTYAMEVSGIEGSFRITCENVMKVLRDNKDSLMAILEAFAFDPLINWGFDLPTKKIEEETGIQLPAMNANELLSNGTITEEEVQKVENEHKNAIRNARAMLVLKRITDKLTGNDIKRFNDLDVPDQVDKLIQQATSVENLCQHYIGWCPFW, encoded by the coding sequence ATGAACAAATACATTAACAAGTACACTACTCCGCCTAATCTACTGTCACTACGACAACGGGCGGAAGGCAAACATAGAAAGAAACTTTCACATAAATCGCATTCTCACGATGATGAGATGTCTACCACATCAGGCACAGATTCTAACCATAATGGCCCTAATGACGCCGGAAGAGTGATTGCTGGTTCTGCTGGCCACATCGGAAAAATATCTTTCGTAGACTCAGAGTTAGATACAACGTTCTCCACTttaaatttgatttttgataaaCTGAAAAGCGACGTGCCACAAGAACGAGCTTCTGGCGCTAATGAATTAAGCACTACTTTGACGTCATTGGCAAGGGAGGTATCTGTTgaacaatttcaaaggTTTAGTAATAGCTTAAACAATAAGATATTTGAGCTGATTCATGGTTCTACCCCCGGTGAGAAAGTTGGTGGCATCATTGCCGTTGACACTTTGATCTCATTTTATTTGAGCACAGAAGAGCTACCCAACCAAACTTCAAGACTAGCCAATTATCTGCGAGTTTTGATTCCATCTAGTGACATAGAAGTTATGAGATTGGCGGCCAATACCTTGGGTAGATTAGCCGTACCAGGCGGTACGCTAACATCAGAGTTCGTCGAATTTGAAGTTAGAACCTGTATTGACTGGCTTACTCTGACACCAGATAATAACTCTTCAAGCTCTAAAATGGAATATAGGCGACATGCTGCATTATTAATCATAAAGGCACTGGCTGATAATTCACCCTACCTTTTATACCCTTACGTGAATTCCATATTAGACAATATTTGGATGCCATTAAGAGATGCCAAGCTTGTTATACGCTTAGATGCTGCAGTGGCATTGGGCAAGTGTCTGACTATCATACAAGATAGAGACCCTGCTTTGGGAAAGCAATGGTTCCAAAGGCTATTCCAGGGCTGTACTCATGGTTTAGGTCTCAACACAAACGATTCAGTTCATGCTACCCTGTTAGTATTTCGAGAACTACTCAGTTTGAATGCACCTTATCTTAGGGATAAATATGATGACATCTACAGATCAACTATGAAATACAAGGAATATAAATTCGATGTGATTAGAAGAGAGGTTTATGCCATCTTGCCCCTTTTGGCTGCTTTTGATCCAGCTATTTTTACGAAAAAATATCTTGATAGGATTATGGTTCATTATTTGAGatatctgaaaaatattgacACAAATGCGGCAAATAACTCTGACAAAGCTTTCATATTAGTTTCTATAGGTGATATTGCCTTCGAAGTCGGCTCAAATATTTCCCCTTATATGACACTAATTTTAGATAATATTAGGGAAGGTTTGAGAACAAAGTTCAAAATTAGGAAGCAGTTTGAAAAGgatttattttattgtaTTGGTAAATTGGCTTATGCCCTAGGCCCAGCTTTCGCTAAGCACTTGAATAAAGACCTTCTTAATTTGATGCTAAATTGTCCCATGTCCGACCATATGCAAGAGACTTTAATGATCCTTAACGAAAAAATACCCTCTTTGGAATCTACTGTTAATTCAAGGATTCTAAATTTACTGTCAATATCCTTATctggtgaaaaattcattcaatCAAATCAATACGACTTCAGTAATCAATTTTCTATCGAGAAGGCCCGTAAATTAAGGAATCAAAGTtttatgaagaaaacgGGAGAAGCTAATGACGATATTAAAGATGCACAAACTTTGATCCAATGCTTTAAAATGTTGCAATTGGTTCATCACCAATATTCCTTGACTGAATTTGTAAGGCTCATCACAATTTCTTACATCGAGCACGAGGATCCATCCGTCAGAAAATTAGCAGCGTTAACCTCGTGTGATTTGTTTGTCAAGGATGATATTTGTAAGCAAACATCAGTTCATGCTTTACATTCCGTTTCCGAAGTATTAAGTAAACTGTTAATGATCGCAATAACCGACCCAGTTGCAGAGATTAGATTAGAAATTTTGCAGCATTTGGGATCGAATTTCGATCCTCAACTGGCACAACCGGATAATTTACGTTTACTTTTCATGGCGttgaatgatgaaataTTTGGCATTCAATTGGAAGCTATCAAAATAATAGGCAGGTTAAGTTCTGTTAACCCTGCTTATGTAGTTCCTTCATTGAGGAAAACTCTGTTGGAATTATTGACTCAACTGAAGTACTCAAAtatgccaaaaaaaaaggaagaaagcGCAACCTTATTATGCactttgataaattctAGCGATGAAGTAGCGAAGCCTTATATCGATCCCATTTTGGATGTCATTCTTCCTAAATGTCAGGATGCTTCATCTGCCGTAGCATCCACTGCATTAAAGGTTCTTGGCGAACTATCAGTTGTTGGGGGAAATGAAATGACACCTTATCTGAAGGAGTTGATGCCACTGATTATCAATACATTTCAAGATCAATCTAATTCTTTTAAAAGGGATGCAGCTCTAACAACACTGGGGCAGCTAGCTGCCTCATCGGGCTATGTCATTGGCCCTTTGTTGGACTATCCGGAGCTACTTGGTATTTTAATCAATATTCTAAAGACAGAGAACAATCCTCATATCAGACGTGGAACAGTTCGTTTGATCGGGATTCTAGGTGCACTTGATCCGTATAAGCATAGGGAAATAGAAGTAACGTCGAACTCGAAGAGTTCGGTAGAACAAAATGCGCCTTCAATTGACATCGCTCTACTAATGCAAGGGGTGTCCCCTTCTAACGACGAATATTACCCCACCGTAGTCATTCAcaatttgatgaagattttaaaCGATCCATCGTTATCTACTCATCACACAGCTGCTATCCAGGCAATTAtgcatatttttcaaagcctTGGTTTACGTTGTGTTTCATTTCTGGATCAAATTATTCCAGGTATCATTTTAGTAATGCGTTCATGTCCGCCGTCACAGCTTgacttttattttcaacaacttGGCTTCCTTATCTCAATTGTCAAACAGCATATTAGGCCTCATGTCGAGAAAATCTATGATGtaatcaaagaattttttccaataatCAAATTACAAATCACTATAATATCGGTGATAGAATCTATATCTAAGGCTCTAGAAGGTGAATTTAAAAGGTTTGTCCCGGAGACCTTGACATTCTTCCTTGACATCCTTGAAAACGACCAGTCCAATAAACGAATCGTTTCAATTCGTATATTGAAGTCTTTGGTCACTTTTGGGCCCAATCTAGAGGACTATTCCCATTTGATCATGCCTGTAGTTGTTAGAATGACTGAGTATTCCGCAGGGagtttaaagaaaatatctaTTATAACTTTGGGTAGATTAgcaaaaaatatcaaccTTTCAGAAATGTCATCCAGGATTGTTCAAGCGCTGGtaagaattttgaataatggGGACCGAGAACTGACAAAAGCAACCATGAATACACTGAGTTTACTTCTTTTGCAACTAGGTACAGACTTTGTTGTTTTCATACCGGTGATTAACAAAGCATTATTAAGGAATAGGATTCAGCACTCAGTTTATGATCAACTTGTTAATAAGGTGCTGAACAATGAAAGTCTACCGACGAATATCatatttgataaagaaagtGAGGCGCCTGAAAGAGACAAATACGGGGATGAATCACAAGTAAAGAAACTTCTGGtaaatcaaaatattctgaaaaatgcGTGGTATTGCTCTCAACAGAAGACTAAGGAAGATTGGCAAGAATGGATAAGAAGACTGTCTATTCAATTATTGAAGGAATCCCCTTCGGCTTCGTTACGTGCGTGTTCGAGCTTAGTCAGCGTTTACTATCCATTGGCAAAAGAACTATTCAAtgcttcattttcaagttgCTGGGTTGAACTCCAAAGCTCATATCAGGAGGACTTGGTCGAAGCTTTATGCAAGGctttatcatcttctgaaAATCCTCCCGAAATCTATCAAATGTTGCTGAATCTAGTAGAGTTTATGGAGCACGATGATAAGCCATTGCCTATCCCAATTCATACATTAGGTAGGTATGCTCAAAAATGTCATACATTTGCGAAGGCATTACATTATAAAGAGGTGGAATTCTTAGAGGAACCAACAAATTCCACAATTGAAGCATTGATTAGCATCAATAACCAACTTCACCAAACTGATTCTGCCATTGGTATTTTGAAGCACGCACAACAGCACAATGAATTACAGCTGAAAGAAACCTGGTACGAAAAGCTGCAGCGTTGGGAGGATGCCCTTGCAGcatataatgaaaaagaggCAGCTGGTGAAGATTCAGTTGAGGTCATGATGGGAAAACTGAGATCACTCTATGCCCTTGGAGAGTGGGAAGAGCTTTCCAAATTGGCTTCTCAAAAATGGGGTACGGAAAAGCCTGATGTAAAGAAGGCGATGGCGCCATTGGCAGCAGGTGCTGCCTGGGGTTTGGAGCAATGGGATGAATTAGCTCAATATACAGGAGTTATGAAATCTCAGTCACCGGATAAAGAATTTTATGATGCAATTTTGTGTTTGCACAGAAATAACTTCAAGAAAGCGGAAGTCCATATCTTCAACGCGAGGGACCTCTTGGTTACTGAACTGTCAGCTCTTGTTAATGAAAGCTATAATAGAGCATATAGTGTCGTTGTTAGAGCACAAATCATAGCAGAGTTAGAAGAGATTATTAAATATAAGAAGCTGTCACAAAATTCCGAAAAGCGCTTCAGTATGAGAGAAACTTGGAATACAAGATTATTAGGTTGTCAAAAGAATATAGATGTGTGGCAAAGAATTTTACGCGTCAGATCATTGGTAATAAAGCCAAAGCAAGACGCTCAGGTGAGAATCAAGTTCGCTAACTTATGCAGGAAATCAGGTAGAATGGCTTTAGCGAAAAAAGTCTTGAACACGTTGCTCGAAGAAACTGATGATCCTGGTCACCCCAATACTGCTAAGGCATCTCCTCCAGTTGTTTATGCACAATTGAAGTACTTATGGGCGACGGGATCGCAAGATGAAGCTTTAAAGCAATTAATTAATTTTACTTCTCGAATGGCAAATGATTTGGGTTTGGATCCAAACAATATGATAGCTCAAAGTGTTCCTCAACAAAGCAAAAAAGTTCCGCGTCATGTCGAAAACTATACCAAGCTTCTCGCTCGTTGTTTCTTGAAGCAAGGAGAATGGAGAGTTTCTTTGCAGCCTAAATGGAGATTGAGTAATCCGGATTCAATCCTAGGCTCCTACTTGCTTGCTACGCATTTCGACAATACGTGGTACAAGGCCTGGCATAATTGGGCATTAGCCAATTTCGAGGTCATTTCTATGATGACATCTgcttctaaaaaaaaacaagaaggaagTGACGCTGCCTCTATTAATGACATGAATGAGTTTGGAAATGGTATGATTGGGGTTAATACATTTGATGCTAAAGGAATCCATTATCCTTCCAACTTGATACAGAGGCATGTTATTCCAGCAATTAAAGGGTTCTTccattcaatttctttatcagaATCAAGCTCTCTTCAAGATGCGTTAAGATTGTTGACTTTATGGTTTACATTTGGTGGTATCCCAGAAGCAACTCAAGCAATGCATGAGGGCTTCAATTTGATTCAGATTGGTACATGGTTGGAAGTGCTACCGCAGTTGATTTCCAGAATTCATCAGCCTAACCATATTGTTAGCAGATCATTGCTCTCGTTGTTATCTGATTTAGGTAAGGCCCATCCGCAGGCATTGGTGTATCCGTTAATGGTAGCCATTAAATCGGAATCTTTATCTAGACAAAAAGCAGCGTTGTCcatcattgaaaagatgaGAATACATAGTCCGGTTCTAGTCGACCAGGCAGAACTTGTCAGCCATGAATTGATTCGAATGGCGGTGTTATGGCAAGAGCAATGGTATGAAGGTTTGGATGACGCTAGTAGACAGTTTTTTGGTGAGCAtaatactgaaaaaatgtttgcCGCTTTAGAGCCCTTGTATGAAATGCTAAAGAGGGGACCCGAAACGTTGAGAGaaatatcttttcaaaactcGTTTGGAAGGGATTTGAATGATGCCTATGAATGGCTGATGAATTAtaaaaaatccaaagaTGTTAGTAACTTAAACCAAGCGTGGGATATTTACTATAATGTTTTCAGAAAAATTAGTAAACAGTTGCCGCAATTACAAACCTTGGAATTACAGCATGTCTCACCAAAATTATTATCTGCGCATGACTTGGATTTAGCCGTTCCAGGGACTCGTGCAAGTAGTGGGAAGCCAATTGTGAAAATTTCGAAATTCGAGCCGGTATTTTCAGTGATCTCCTCTAAACAGAGACCAAGAAAGTTTTGCATCAAGGGTAGCGATGGTAAGGATTATAAATATCTTCTGAAAGGTCATGAAGATATCAGGCAGGATAGCTTGGTTATGCAACTGTTTGGTTTAGTTAACACATTGTTGCAAAATGATGCTGAGTGCTTTAGAAGGCACCTAGATATCCAACAATATCCAGCGATCCCGCTATCCCCTAAATCAGGATTATTGGGTTGGGTTCCGAACAGTGATACGTTTCATGTATTGATTAGAGAGTACAGAGAAGCTAAAAAAATCCCATTAAATATTGAGCATTGGGTTATGTTGCAAATGGCTCCTGACTATGACAATTTGACGTTGTTACAAAAAGTTGAAGTTTTTACGTATGCTTTGAATAACACGGAAGGACAGGATCTTTATAAAGTTCTGTGGTTGAAGAGTAGATCATCAGAAACATGGTTAGAACGAAGAACCACTTACACGAGATCATTAGCTGTGATGTCCATGACCGGTTACATATTGGGTTTGGGTGATCGTCATCCTAGTAACTTAATGTTGGATAGAATTACCGGGAAAGTTATCCATATAGATTTTGGTGATTGTTTTGAGGCTGCTATTTTAAGAGAAAAGTTTCCTGAAAAGGTGCCATTTAGGCTAACTAGAATGTTGACATATGCAATGGAAGTAAGCGGCATTGAAGGTAGTTTCCGTATCACGTGCGAGAACGTTATGAAAGTTCTCAGAGATAACAAAGATTCATTGATGGCGATCCTCGAAGCTTTTGCCTTCGATCCTTTGATTAATTGGGGTTTCGATTTACCGACGAAGaagattgaagaagagaCAGGTATTCAACTGCCCGCAATGAACGCCAATGAGCTGTTGAGTAACGGCACCATTaccgaagaagaagttcaaaaagTGGAAAACGAGCACAAGAATGCCATTAGAAATGCAAGGGCTATGCTGGTTTTGAAACGTATAACAGACAAGTTAACAGGGAATGATATAAAAAGGTTCAATGATTTGGATGTGCCGGATCAGGTAGATAAATTGATTCAACAAGCTACCTCTGTGGAAAACCTATGTCAGCATTATATAGGTTGGTGTCCATTTTGGTAG
- the MNN4 gene encoding Mnn4p (similar to Saccharomyces cerevisiae MNN4 (YKL201C) and YJR061W; ancestral locus Anc_1.509), which yields MLQRISSKLHRRFLSGLLRAKHYPLRRVLFPLILLQIVIVTFIWSNSPERNAFDQDTGYLLPKYNEIDDDDDSWYSHLTSSFKNDRKIQFAKKLYENLKFSTNPRWVNEYTLQNDLLSVKMGPQKDTKLESVDDLKFYDFDPRLTWSVVLNHLQSGSTNHRESLPFSWYDWTTFHELNKLISIDETVLPCNFLFQSAFDKESLEAIEKELDEPLFLYERPKYAQKMWYRAARNLDRIKDSKELNKHCSKLFTPNGHGSPKGLKFNTQFQVKELYDKVRPEVYQLQARNYILTTQSHPLSISIVEADNSTYQVPLQAGRSQNLVQSGLLQKYIVDNINSTNKRKKKDKQDVQFHHNKLFQKFISNAEVNSLYKLDVEGTDKSTFDRDLVHLSPSDFKFDASKKIEELESQKELNPNAFSAHNENYLNSLKSSVKTSPALQRKFFYEAGAVKQYKGMGFHRDKRFFNGDTLINDKQEYQARLNSMIRTFQKFTKANGIISWLSHGTLYGYLYNGMAFPWDNDFDLQMPIKHLQLLSQYFNQSLIVEDPRDGNGRYFLDVSDSLTVRTNGNGKNNIDARFIDVDTGLYIDITGLASTSTPSRDYLNSYIEERLQEEHLDINNIPESDGETAVLPDKVDGGLVNMAVLNITELRDYVASEENKNHKRVPTDTDLKNLVKKELEEIPKSNTIEKNLNPKQRYFLNEKLKLYNCRNNHFNSFEELSPLINTVFHGVSALIPHRHTYCLRNEYHVPDRYAFDAYKNTAYLPEFRFWFDYDGLKKCSNINSWYPNIPSINSWNPNLLKEISSVKFESKLFDSNKVSEYSFKNLSTSDVRLIYRNIPRAGFIEVFTNLYNSFNATAYRQKELEIQYCQNITFIEKKKLLHQLRVNVAPKLSSPAKDPFLFGYEKAMWEDLSKSMNQTTLDQVTKMVHEEYIGKIIDLSMDLKNRNFSLFNITQDGTAVISNDDSNDYTPANDVEINPDDFRTNLNFTGKAFFDLNTYGLDLFAPTLSDINRKGILMFDKDPIIVYQDYAYGKVLEERKKREKKKKEEEEKKKKEEEKKKKEEEEKKKKEEEEKKNKEEEEKKKKEEEEKKKKEEEEKKKKEEEEKKKKEEEEKKNKEEEEKKKQEEEKNKQEEEKNKEEEEEKKKPEEESKNRQEDDSQKEKTQN from the coding sequence ATGCTTCAGCGAATATCATCTAAGCTCCACCGGCGGTTCTTATCTGGCCTGCTGCGTGCTAAACACTACCCACTGAGACGGGTCCTGTTTCCACTAATCCTACTGCAGATCGTCATCGTAACGTTTATCTGGTCCAACTCGCCAGAACGCAACGCATTCGACCAGGACACCGGTTACTTGCTGCCCAAGTACAACGAAATtgacgacgatgacgacTCGTGGTATAGTCACTTGACCTCGTCTTTCAAGAACGACCGCAAGATACAGTTTGCCAAGAAACTGTACGAGAACCTCAAGTTCAGCACCAACCCCAGATGGGTCAACGAATACACCTTACAAAATGACCTGCTCTCGGTCAAGATGGGCCCTCAAAAGGACACGAAGCTCGAGTCCGTCGACGACTTGAAGTTCTACGACTTTGACCCCCGTCTCACGTGGTCCGTTGTGCTGAACCACTTACAAAGTGGCAGCACGAACCATCGCGAAAGCCTGCCCTTTTCCTGGTATGACTGGACGACCTTCCACGAACTGAACAAGCTCATCTCCATCGACGAGACCGTTCTTCCTTGCAATTTCCTCTTCCAATCCGCCTTTGATAAGGAGTCTCTGGAAGCCATCGAGAAAGAACTCGACGAACCCCTGTTCCTATACGAAAGACCCAAGTACGCGCAGAAAATGTGGTACAGGGCCGCCAGAAACCTTGACAGAATCAAGGACTCCAAGGAACTTAACAAGCACTGTTCTAAGCTGTTCACCCCGAACGGCCATGGCTCGCCCAAGGGCTTGAAGTTCAACACGCAGTTCCAAGTAAAGGAACTCTACGATAAAGTCAGACCGGAAGTCTACCAACTGCAGGCAAGAAACTACATCTTGACCACGCAGTCGCACCCACTGTCCATCTCCATCGTCGAAGCGGATAACTCCACGTACCAGGTGCCCCTGCAAGCCGGCAGATCTCAGAACTTGGTGCAGTCCGGTCTCTTGCAGAAGTACATTGTCGACAACATCAATTCTACcaacaagagaaagaaaaaggacaAGCAGGACGTCCAGTTCCACCACAACAAGCTTTTCCAGAAATTCATCTCCAATGCGGAGGTGAACTCCCTCTACAAACTCGATGTTGAAGGAACTGACAAATCCACTTTCGATAGGGACTTGGTTCACCTATCGCCTTCAGACTTTAAGTTTGATGCGtccaagaaaattgagGAACTGGAATCGCAAAAGGAGCTTAATCCAAACGCGTTCTCCGCACACAACGAAAATTACCTAAACAGCTTGAAGAGCTCCGTAAAGACCAGTCCTGCCCTGCAGAGGAAATTCTTCTATGAAGCTGGTGCCGTCAAACAATACAAAGGCATGGGGTTCCACCGTGACAAAAGATTCTTCAACGGTGACACTTTGATCAACGACAAGCAGGAATACCAGGCAAGGCTGAATTCGATGATCAGAACTTTCCAGAAATTCACAAAGGCCAACGGCATCATATCCTGGTTGTCTCACGGTACACTGTACGGCTATCTTTACAACGGGATGGCTTTCCCCTGGGACAACGACTTCGATCTACAAATGCCCATCAAGCATTTACAATTGCTCAGTCAGTACTTCAACCAATCCCTAATCGTAGAGGACCCAAGAGACGGGAATGGTCGCTACTTCCTTGACGTCAGCGACTCCTTGACTGTGAGAACCAACGGTAACGGTAAAAATAACATCGATGCAAGATTCATTGATGTTGACACCGGCCTTTATATCGATATTACTGGGTTAGCCAGTACTTCGACCCCCAGTAGAGATTATTTGAACTCGTACATCGAGGAGCGTTTGCAAGAGGAACACCTGGACATCAATAACATCCCTGAGTCAGACGGAGAGACTGCTGTTTTGCCCGACAAAGTGGACGGTGGCTTGGTCAATATGGCCGTTCTGAACATTACTGAATTACGCGATTACGTCGCcagtgaagaaaataaaaatcatAAAAGAGTCCCCACTGATACTGACCTGAAGAACCTTgtgaaaaaggaattggaGGAGATACCCAAATCAAACACCATCGAGAAAAATCTGAACCCGAAACAGAGATATTTCCTCAATGAAAAACTCAAGCTGTATAACTGTAGAAACAATCATTTCAATTCGTTCGAAGAGCTGTCTCCTCTAATTAATACTGTTTTCCATGGTGTGTCAGCATTGATTCCTCATAGACATACCTACTGTTTGCGCAATGAATACCATGTCCCTGACAGATATGCCTTCGATGCGTACAAGAACACAGCTTACTTGCCCGAATTTAGGTTCTGGTTCGACTATGACGGGTTAAAAAAATGTAGCAACATTAATTCATGGTATCCAAACATTCCAAGCATCAATTCGTGGAATCCAaaccttttgaaagagatCTCTTCTGTCAAATTCGAGTCTAAACTTTTTGATTCAAATAAGGTTTctgaatattcttttaAAAACTTATCCACGTCCGACGTCCGTTTAATCTACAGAAATATTCCAAGAGCTGGTTTCATCGAGGTATTCACCAACTTATACAATTCCTTCAATGCCACTGCTTATAGACAAAAGGAATTGGAAATTCAATACTGTCAAAATATAAccttcattgaaaagaagaagctaCTACATCAGTTGCGCGTTAATGTCGCTCCCAAGTTGAGCTCTCCGGCGAAGGATCCATTCCTTTTCGGCTATGAAAAAGCGATGTGGGAAGATTTGTCAAAATCGATGAACCAGACTACGTTGGATCAAGTCACCAAAATGGTTCATGAAGAGTACATTGGCAAAATTATTGATTTGTCCATGGATTTAAAGAACAGAAATTTTTCCCTCTTCAATATTACACAAGATGGGACCGCCGTAATTTCAAATGACGATAGTAATGATTACACCCCTGCTAACGACGTAGAAATCAACCCTGACGATTTCAGGACGAATCTGAACTTCACCGGTAAGGcgttttttgatttgaacaCTTACGGGTTAGATCTTTTTGCACCTACTTTATCCGATATCAATAGGAAAGGTATACTAATGTTCGATAAGGACCCTATTATCGTTTACCAAGATTATGCGTATGGGAAAGTACTggaggaaagaaagaaaagggaaaagaagaagaaagaagaagaggagaagaagaagaaagaagaagagaagaagaagaaggaagaggaagagaagaagaagaaagaagaggaggaaaagaagaacaaggaagaggaagagaagaagaaaaaggaagaggaagagaagaagaaaaaggaagaggaagagaagaagaagaaagaagaggaagagaagaagaagaaagaagaggaggaaaagaagaacaaggaagaggaagaaaagaagaaacaagaGGAGGAGAAAAATAAGCAAGAGGAGGAGAAGAATaaggaggaggaggaagaaaagaagaagccagaagaagaaagcaaaaacagacaagaagatgataGTCAAAAGGAGAAGACCCagaattga